A single region of the Erythrobacter sp. genome encodes:
- the ccoS gene encoding cbb3-type cytochrome oxidase assembly protein CcoS has product MTGLSFLIPIALGMGLLGLAAFLWSMRNGQYDDLDGAANRILIDDEKDDWREDGE; this is encoded by the coding sequence ATGACCGGGCTTTCCTTCCTTATCCCGATCGCGCTCGGCATGGGACTGCTTGGCCTTGCCGCCTTCCTTTGGAGCATGAGGAACGGGCAGTACGACGATCTCGACGGGGCGGCGAACCGCATCCTGATCGACGACGAAAAGGACGACTGGCGCGAGGACGGGGAATGA